One part of the Streptomyces nigra genome encodes these proteins:
- a CDS encoding CBS domain-containing protein, translating to MRNQKVGSVMTTEVVRAEFGTPFKAVAGLLSEHRVSGLPVVDDDQHVIGVVSETDLMLHQAATPLVYDPPPRFRLARLTPRARRRTAKARARTAGRLMTAPAVSVHAEDTVVEAARTMVEHRVNRLPVLDEDDRLVGIVTRHDLLQTFLRPDAEIRDEVIREVLERGLWLVNGNVDVTVTEGVVTLEGQMERKSETEIAVAMTRRTDGVVDVVDRLTHRFDDSEFRDDTRVPGGVADAWLRRL from the coding sequence GCTCCGTGATGACCACCGAGGTGGTCCGCGCCGAGTTCGGCACCCCCTTCAAGGCCGTCGCCGGGCTGCTCTCGGAGCACCGGGTCAGCGGACTGCCCGTGGTGGACGACGACCAGCACGTCATCGGCGTCGTCTCCGAGACGGACCTGATGCTCCATCAGGCCGCGACACCACTCGTCTACGATCCGCCCCCGCGGTTCCGCCTCGCACGGCTGACACCCCGAGCCCGCCGGCGGACGGCCAAGGCCCGGGCGCGCACGGCCGGCCGCCTGATGACCGCTCCCGCCGTCAGCGTGCACGCCGAGGACACCGTCGTGGAGGCCGCCCGCACCATGGTCGAGCACCGGGTGAACCGGCTCCCCGTACTCGACGAGGACGACCGTCTGGTCGGCATCGTCACCCGGCACGACCTGCTGCAGACCTTCCTGCGACCCGATGCGGAGATCCGTGACGAAGTGATCCGCGAGGTGCTGGAACGCGGACTGTGGCTGGTCAACGGCAACGTCGACGTCACCGTCACGGAGGGAGTCGTCACGCTGGAAGGCCAGATGGAGCGCAAGAGCGAGACCGAGATAGCGGTGGCCATGACACGGAGGACCGACGGGGTCGTCGACGTCGTGGACAGGCTCACGCACCGCTTCGACGACTCCGAGTTCCGGGACGACACACGCGTTCCGGGCGGGGTGGCGGACGCCTGGCTGCGGCGCCTGTGA
- a CDS encoding pyridoxamine 5'-phosphate oxidase family protein, producing MYRNDGFRELNRHESLSRLATAVVGRIVHTREALPAVLPVNFLLEESGAVLLRTSASSELVRAIDGAVVAFEADDVDAAAHSGWSVVVTGPASVVTDHDEHEHLVHSGPRSWVPWPVEVFVRIEPELVTGRELVGGRGVDRLPSASARSSEPPYAKEC from the coding sequence ATGTACCGCAACGACGGATTCCGCGAACTGAACCGGCATGAGAGCCTGAGTCGGCTGGCCACGGCGGTGGTGGGCCGCATCGTCCACACACGCGAAGCCCTGCCCGCGGTCCTGCCGGTCAACTTCCTCCTGGAGGAGAGCGGTGCCGTGCTGTTGCGCACGTCGGCCTCCTCGGAGCTGGTCCGCGCCATCGACGGTGCCGTGGTCGCTTTCGAAGCCGACGACGTCGACGCCGCGGCGCACAGCGGCTGGAGTGTCGTCGTCACCGGCCCGGCCTCCGTGGTGACCGACCACGACGAACATGAGCACCTGGTCCACAGCGGCCCCCGCTCCTGGGTGCCCTGGCCCGTGGAAGTCTTCGTGCGCATCGAGCCGGAGCTGGTCACCGGCCGGGAGCTGGTCGGCGGGCGCGGTGTGGACAGGCTGCCATCGGCTTCGGCGCGGTCGTCGGAGCCACCGTATGCGAAGGAATGCTGA